Part of the Sulfuriflexus mobilis genome is shown below.
AAGGAAATGACGCAACCATACCAGCGTCGGGTGCAACACTACTATGAACGAGGTAAGCCAAATGACTATTTATCGCCCTTTGCGAAATCTGAACCACCTGCAACGTGAAATGAGCCGGCTGTTTGAGCCAGCCCTGCCAAGTGATAATGATGAATTCAGTAGCAGCGACTGGACGCCGGCCGTTGACGTAAAGGAAGAGGAAGACCGCTTTCTGATCCGCGCTGACCTGCCCGGTGTAGACCCAAAAGACATCGAGCTGCATATCGAGAAGGGCATGCTCAGCATCCGCGGCGAACGCGAAAGCGAGAGCAAGGAAGAACGCGAGGGTTATAAGCGCATCGAGCGTATGCACGGCAGCTTTTACCGCCGCTTCAGCCTGCCGGACAATGTCGATGCCGACAATATCAAGGCCGATAGCAACCATGGCGTGCTCGAGATCAGCATCCCGAAAAAGGATACTGGCCAACCGCGCAAGATCACAGTGAACGAGTAAACGGCCCCGGCTCATCACGGCGCACCGCTAACACGGTGCGCCGTTTTTATTTCTCTATGAACCTGTAGACTGGAACACAGTCTCATTTCTAACAGTACGATTACAGGATGTCCCCTATGCGCTTAAGCCGACCCTGGCTGGCAACACTGGCTGGTTTTTATCTTATTTTAATCAATAGCTTGCTTGTAAATGCGGCGCTGCCTGTGGCGGTAAATGGCGAGCAATTACCCAGCCTGGCCCCTGTGCTGGAGCGCAGTACACCGGCAGTAGTCAACGTCTTTACCCGCACCCGGGTCAAGGTCGAGGAAAACCCGCTTCTCAGTGACCCCTTCTTCCGACGCTTTTTCGACATCCCGCAACAACCGCGCCAACGCGACACACAGGGCCTTGGCTCCGGTGTGATCATCGATGCGAAAAAGGGCTATATCCTGACCAACAATCACGTCATCCAGAAGGCCGATGTCATCACCGTGACCCTGCGTGACGGTCGCAAGCTCGATGCCAAACTAATCGGCACTGATCCGGAGACCGATGTCGCTGTGCTGCAGGTCCCGGCCAATAACCTGACCGCCCTGCCTCTGGCGGATTCCGACGCCCTGCGCGTGGGTGATTTTGTCGTTGCCATCGGCAATCCCTTTGGCCTCGGCCAGACCGTGACCTCGGGGATTGTCAGCGCCCTGGGACGCAGCGGCCTGGGCATTGAGGGTTACGAAGACTTTATCCAGACCGATGCCTCGATCAACCCGGGTAACTCCGGTGGCGCGCTGGTCAACCTGCGCGGTGAACTGATCGGTATCAATACCGCGATCTTCTCGCGCAGCGGCGGCAA
Proteins encoded:
- a CDS encoding DegQ family serine endoprotease translates to MRLSRPWLATLAGFYLILINSLLVNAALPVAVNGEQLPSLAPVLERSTPAVVNVFTRTRVKVEENPLLSDPFFRRFFDIPQQPRQRDTQGLGSGVIIDAKKGYILTNNHVIQKADVITVTLRDGRKLDAKLIGTDPETDVAVLQVPANNLTALPLADSDALRVGDFVVAIGNPFGLGQTVTSGIVSALGRSGLGIEGYEDFIQTDASINPGNSGGALVNLRGELIGINTAIFSRSGGNIGIGFAIPINMARDIMQQLVEHGEVQRGRLGAQAQDLTPELAAAFKLKQKDSGAVVVKVIPDSPADKAGLRVGDVVINVNQRQVRSADDLRNFIGLLRVGTHVRLTVLRKGKQHLIDARIARSVQKKSTAPLHSRLKGAVLGSLDEGHPAYGQIEGVVVLKVERGSPAAQAGLRPGDIITSINQQTVHDLDEAFELAKQGERILLNIRRGRSSLFIVLN
- a CDS encoding Hsp20/alpha crystallin family protein; this translates as MTIYRPLRNLNHLQREMSRLFEPALPSDNDEFSSSDWTPAVDVKEEEDRFLIRADLPGVDPKDIELHIEKGMLSIRGERESESKEEREGYKRIERMHGSFYRRFSLPDNVDADNIKADSNHGVLEISIPKKDTGQPRKITVNE